The DNA window AGGACATTCAAAATTGAAATCTGATGTTAACAATAAAGTTGTTGTTGATGGAACAAATGGACATGAGTATTTTGTTGCTGCTGTAGATACCACAACTAAAACAGTAGGATTATTTTTATAAGGAGGAATGCATAATGGCATATGATAACTTAGTACTTGAAAAAGGAATGTATACAGAAGCAAAAGCAAAAGGGCAGACACTAACACAATTTTTAGAGGCAGAGGATTCTTCTAAAAGTTACGATGATGGGCTGGATGCTTTTCAAAGGCAGTTAAAGAGATTTGATATTAGAGTAAAAGGTGATAACACAGATGTGATTGAGAAATTCTTTGCAACAAATGAATCAGCAGTGTTGTTTCCTGAGTACATCGCAAGAACAGTATTAGTTGGATTAGAAAAGGCAAATATTCTCCCAGAAATTGTTGCGACTACAACTACTATCGATTCTGATACGTATAGATCAATCTATATGAATGATGGGGAAGATGCAAAGAAAAGAAAAAGTCTTAAAAGAGTAGGAGAAGGTGGACAACTACCAGTTACTACTATTAAGACTAAAGAACAAGTAGTAAACATCTTTAAGTATGGTAGATTACTTCAAGCATCATATGAAGCATTAAGAAGAAAGAAATTGAATGTATTTGAGATTTTCTTACAACAAATGGGGCGTCAAATTGCATTAGATATGGCTTATGATGCAATTCGAGTTATTATTAGTGGAGATGGAAATAAGAATGCAGCAGATATATTCAAAATTGGAGATGCCGATATTGGAGGAACAGCAGGGATATTGACATATGATGAATATGTTTCCTTCTGGAATGAGTTTTCTCCTTATGAAATGAAAACTGTACTTGCTCCAAAGGTACAATTAAAAGATATTCTTACATTAACAGAGTTTAAAGATCCACAAGCAGGATTTACATTCCAAAAGGATGGAAAGCTTATTAGTCCATTGGGAGCAAAACTTGTAAGAGCTGATCAAGTTCAAGAATTAGGAGTAGAAGGTATTATTGGATTGGATAAAGGCTTATGCATTGAAGAAATAGTTGAGCAAGGAGTGACAACTGAATCTGATAAGCTTATAGACAAGCAATTTGAAAGAACTGCTATTTCAAGAGTAGGTGGATTTAATAAGTTATTCCAACCATCAGCAAAAGTACTTAAGTGGAAATAGGAGCATCTTAATTGATGTTCTTATTTTCTTTGTAAAGAGGGTGTTTAGTTTGATAATAGTGCAAGCAGAGAGGGTAAGAAAAAAAGCTAGACTTGATGAAAGCTTTGACAGTGATATTCAAGAAACAATTCTTGAAATGACACCATATATTGAATCAAAGATTGATAATGAATATTTAGATACTGAGGATATAACAATTCAATCCATTATCAACTTAGGAGCAACGGAAATCATTACAGGAGAATTTCTTAAAGAACAGGCAAATGATGAAGATGATGGTGTAAGCCTTGGCGTTGGACCTATTAAAATTAGTGAAAATGTATCATCAAAAAGTAGAAGTTCTAGAGCGAAAGACTTTATAAATAGTGGATGGATGAAGCTTGAACCGTACTTAAAAGATACAGAAGTTTTTTCTTTTGGAGGCGTGACCTATGAATAAATTTAAGC is part of the Crassaminicella profunda genome and encodes:
- a CDS encoding phage major capsid protein, which encodes MAYDNLVLEKGMYTEAKAKGQTLTQFLEAEDSSKSYDDGLDAFQRQLKRFDIRVKGDNTDVIEKFFATNESAVLFPEYIARTVLVGLEKANILPEIVATTTTIDSDTYRSIYMNDGEDAKKRKSLKRVGEGGQLPVTTIKTKEQVVNIFKYGRLLQASYEALRRKKLNVFEIFLQQMGRQIALDMAYDAIRVIISGDGNKNAADIFKIGDADIGGTAGILTYDEYVSFWNEFSPYEMKTVLAPKVQLKDILTLTEFKDPQAGFTFQKDGKLISPLGAKLVRADQVQELGVEGIIGLDKGLCIEEIVEQGVTTESDKLIDKQFERTAISRVGGFNKLFQPSAKVLKWK